In Silene latifolia isolate original U9 population chromosome 3, ASM4854445v1, whole genome shotgun sequence, a single window of DNA contains:
- the LOC141648729 gene encoding uncharacterized protein LOC141648729 — protein MVRAHGRPRGRAAQATRGPISDPMTEDGDDQVVVRTPVTVNSLINYALHNSRTINNSRSVITPINPRLPVSGTSSKNPVVTATTAAIPTPVLVLMAAAAAAIVAEPHVVNSDPVSNSNVVGPWNMGAHTLILKQWTPTFDQEMDSITIVPIWILFPNLVPLLWSSAALSRLASKIGKPLFADLTTICKAKLSFVRVMVEVNISNPLPTEVLFTTPYHDIISQKVTYEWMPYYCDCCRLNKNNKIKEKQKGIYIPVTKPVVTLTPAVVASECSELGPNPPGDEVQNEISELSKSSECFELGSSSVTISALPPSRSDKCSGHQMLGPNTPGSKEVDTGVKCIFQAKGDSYSNGIEVLLVAADMVVSSREGKEPLWTELLRISTFSSSWILSGDFNIVKNTSEKIGPHPPKLSEVMAFNTCLRDCQLDDLTSSNCEYSWTNKHHDGTRGWSGLDRALVNANWMQNFPSSNAVVMVHGISDHSPILVNVFEDKRVRKQFSFLDCWITNPNYSNYVKIGWASNYRGSLIYQFFRKLAAVRQQLTLLHKEDYSGLSQRVATVELNLKSCQQALSVSLTDTILQNNEAHLIQQSIVGQINNHHGTTVHGVDRVNSAFVDYYQDLLGTQHHILDLDQAFVAQGAYLCPADQAPLCSPVTAIEIKDAHFFIGNYKSHGYDWFSTGFYKSAWPVVGDDFTKDVQAFFQTGKLAKQANVTVLTLIPKKDVVTSVKDFRPIACYTILYKTISKILVTYHPKCAKIKLNHLIFVDDLTIFVRGDVPSVKAVAQTLDKFGSVSRLLANPDKTDIYFDGVHKDVKAMIKQTTSYFEGSFPFRYLGLPLYDSKLSMPMYNALLCKVQQAVNHWTNHLLSYAGRLQLLNSILLGLENYWCNILSFPKALMKLIDKFCRNYLWQSNVDKQKICMKSWKKCCCPWNEGGFNINEVLSWNNANLCKWIWRLLHPSDSLWTRWNDAYTVKQGTIWNTAIKATYSESWRSILHTRDLLLQVFGTALAAENALKACVSAKGQFMVHKAYDLLRPRYPKIRWANVVWHPIVLHKHSFIATLAGQKKLPTVDNLCRRGLYLTNWCVLCKQAMETHSHLFFECVFAGDLWRKVLDWMRVRGRTSNLRKELYWCSNRRHRKHWQAGWYYCCLSACIYTVWQERNTRIFSGKETDIPTLLKQLQFSVRIRILNRTTKDSKRVIAHLNSIYA, from the exons GGGCCATGGAACATGGGAGCACATACCTTGATTTTAAAGCAATGGACTCCTACCTTTGATCAGGAGATGGATTCCATAACCATTGTCCCTATCTGGATACTCTTTCCAAATTTGGTTCCCCTTCTTTGGTCCAGTGCTGCTTTAAGTAGGCTTGCCAGTAAGATAGGGAAGCCACTCTTTGCTGACCTTACTACAATCTGTAAAGCAAAGCTCTCCTTTGTCAGAGTCATGGTAGAGGTGAATATTTCTAACCCTTTACCTACTGAAGTTCTATTCACTACACCTTATCATGACATCATCTCTCAAAAAGTTACCTACGAATGGATGCCATACTATTGTGACTGCTGCAG GCTTAATAAGAATAACAAAATTAAGGAGAAACAGAAGGGGATCTATATACCTGTTACTAAACCTGTTGTCACCCTTACCCCGGCTGTAGTGGCCTCAGAATGCTCTGAGCTAGGCCCAAATCCCCCTGGAGATGAGGTCCAGAATGAGATTAGTGAACTGTCTAAGAGCTCAGAATGCTTTGAGCTAGGCTCTTCTTCAGTCACTATCTCAGCTCTGCCTCCCTCTAGAAGTGATAAGTGCTCAGGTCACCAGATGCTAGGGCCCAACACACCTGGGAGTAAGGAGGTTGACACTGGGGTGAAGTGCATATTTCAGGCAAAAGGGGATTCCTATTCCAATGGCATTGAAGTGTTACTGGTGGCTGCTGATATGGTGGTTTCTAGTAGGGAGG GTAAGGAACCACTCTGGACTGAGCTTCTTAGGATCTCTACCTTCAGCAGCAGTTGGATACTTTCTGGGGACTTCAACATTGTTAAAAATACTTCTGAAAAAATTGGACCCCACCCACCAAAACTTTCTGAGGTAATGGCTTTCAATACCTGCTTGAGAGACTGCCAGCTAGATGACCTCACGTCTAGTAATTGTGAGTACTCTTGGACTAACAAACATCATGATGGTACTAGGGGCTGGTCCGGATTAGACAGAGCCTTGGTTAATGCTAATTGGATGCAAAATTTCCCTAGTTCTAATGCTGTGGTCATGGTTCATGGGATTTCTGACCATTCTCCAATACTTGTTAATGTTTTTGAGGATAAGAGAGTTAGGAAGCAATTCAGCTTCTTGGACTGTTGGATTACTAATCCCAATTATTCTAATTATGTTAAAATTGGATGGGCTAGTAATTATCGAGGTTCTCTAATCTACCAATTTTTTAGGAAACTGGCTGCTGTGAGGCAGCAGCTCACCTTACTCCATAAAGAGGATTATAGTGGACTTTCCCAAAGGGTTGCCACTGTTGAGCTAAACTTGAAGTCTTGCCAGCAGGCTCTTAGTGTTTCTCTTACTGATACTATACTTCAGAATAATGAGGCTCACCTGATCCAA CAAAGCATTGTGGGTCAGATTAATAATCATCATGGAACCACTGTCCATGGTGTTGATAGGGTGAATTCCGCTTTTGTTGACTACTATCAAGATCTCTTAGGGACACAGCACCACATTCTGGACCTAGACCAAGCTTTTGTTGCTCAAGGGGCTTATCTTTGTCCTGCTGATCAGGCTCCTCTTTGTTCACCAGTAACTGCCATAGAAATTAAGGATGCTCATTTTTTTATTGGGAACTATAAAAGTCATGGGTATGATTGGTTTTCTACTGGGTTTTATAAGTCTGCTTGGCCAGTGGTGGGTGATGATTTTACCAAGGATGTTCAGGCATTCTTTCAAACTGGCAAGTTGGCTAAGCAAGCTAATGTTACTGTTCTTACTCTTATCCCTAAAAAGGATGTTGTTACCTCTGTCAAGGACTTTAGGCCAATTGCTTGTTACACGATCTTATATAAGACTATAAGTAAGATACTG GTTACCTATCATCCCAAATGTGCCAAGATAAAACTCAATCATCTTATCTTTGTAGATGATCTCACGATTTTTGTGAGAGGTGATGTCCCTTCTGTCAAAGCAGTGGCCCAAACACTTGATAAGTTTGGGTCTGTCTCTAGGTTATTAGCAAACCCTGATAAAACTGATATTTACTTTGATGGGGTTCACAAAGATGTTAAAGCTATGATCAAGCAGACTACTAGCTACTTTGAAGGATCCTTCCCATTCAGATACCTGGGACTGCCTTTATATGACAGTAAACTTAGTATGCCTATGTACAATGCTCTTCTTTGCAAGGTCCAACAGGCTGTTAACCATTGGACTAATCACTTGCTCTCTTATGCTGGACGATTACAGCTTCTAAACTCCATCTTATTAGGGCTTGAAAATTACTGGTGTAATATTCTGAGCTTTCCTAAAGCACTTATGAAGCTCATTGATAAATTTTGCAGGAATTATCTTTGGCAGTCCAATGTGGACAAACAGAAAATCTGTATGAAGAGTTGGAAAAAGTGTTGTTGCCCTTGGAATGAAGGAGGCTTTAACATAAACGAAGTTTTATCCTGGAATAATGCCAACTTATGCAAGTGGATTTGGAGATTGTTGCATCCATCTGATTCACTGTGGACTCGCTGGAATGATGCTTATACTGTTAAGCAAGGCACAATTTGGAACACTGCTATCAAAGCAACTTACTCTGAAAGCTGGAGGAGCATCCTGCACACAAGGGATTTGTTACTGCAAGTGTTTGGTACTGCTCTGGCTGCTGAGAATGCTTTAAAAGCTTGCGTCTCTGCAAAAGGGCAGTTTATGGTTCACAAAGCTTATGACCTTCTTAGACCTCGGTATCCCAAAATTCGATGGGCTAATGTTGTATGGCATCCTATTGTCCTTCATAAGCATAGTTTTATCGCCACTCTAGCTGGCCAAAAGAAGCTCCCTACTGTAGATAACTTATGCAGAAGGGGACTCTATTTGACTAACTGGTGTGTATTGTGCAAGCAAGCCATGGAAACCCACTCCCATTTGTTTTTTGAATGTGTTTTTGCTGGTGATTTATGGAGAAAGGTCCTGGATTGGATGCGTGTTAGAGGTAGGACTTCTAACCTGAGGAAGGAGCTGTACTGGTGTAGTAATAGACGGCATAGGAAACACTGGCAAGCAGGATGGTACTATTGTTGTCTCAGTGCTTGCATCTACACTGTCTGGCAAGAACGGAACACTCGAATTTTTTCTGGCAAAGAGACTGATATTCCTACCTTACTTAAACAGTTGCAGTTTAGTGTAAGGATTAGGATTCTAAATAGGACTACTAAGGATAGTAAGAGGGTTATTGCTCATTTAAATTCTATTTATGCTTAG
- the LOC141647289 gene encoding F-box protein At3g08750-like — protein MALSLQRYTWSDFSSGLHPLLKERIKKGLERSKFVSIAIKNGDRLPENLLIEILSWMPVKDVLQYKSVCKSWYAIISSPQFISKHLKNNRGYDENCLLAQYYVSHAELQLFELLVDEGLRVLGHEVLYGMPMYGSYVCGPCDGLYYLYEYDFSGRALWNPAVNELKTLPPIIEKPDPPANTTYAKNEVYGFGVDPKTGDYKVVVIKGYWSTNDEGVSYPLSVLVYSLRTNSWKYCGDLAREYNLENNKCYVYVKGCCFWMESYSQDDENSEAIISFDMATESFQEIHVPDYQQPASKCLGMFDDSLAFFSVHDDEKNLDIWTLNQGIWTKKFSIGPFPEVQNPVGHWNGNKVLLECEGRKLALCDPNTQEIKDLGFERDLSCQGIFAYMESLVSIKDKTVTNEAEEVEANIAQA, from the exons ATGGCTCTTTCACTTCAACGTTATACTTGGTCAGATTTCAGCAGTGGATTGCATCCTTTACTCAAAGAAAG AATAAAAAAAGGGTTAGAAAGATCAAAGTTTGTTTCTATTGCAATCAAGAACGGAGATCGTTTGCCTGAAAATCTGTTAATTGAGATCTTGTCATGGATGCCTGTTAAAGATGTGTTACAGTATAAAAGTGTTTGCAAATCATGGTATGCTATTATTTCAAGCCCTCAATTTATTTCCAAACATCTGAAAAACAATCGAGGTTATGATGAGAACTGCCTCCTTGCTCAATACTATGTGAGTCATGCTGAGCTTCAGTTGTTCGAGTTGCTGGTGGATGAAGGTCTTCGAGTTTTAGGTCACGAGGTGCTTTATGGCATGCCCATGTATGGATCTTATGTATGTGGTCCTTGTGATGGATTGTATTATCTATATGAGTATGACTTTAGTGGCCGTGCTTTGTGGAATCCGGCTGTCAATGAACTTAAGACTTTACCCCCAATAATTGAAAAGCCCGACCCTCCCGCTAACACTACCTATGCTAAGAATGAGGTTTATGGGTTTGGGGTTGATCCAAAAACCGGAGATTACAAGGTGGTTGTTATTAAGGGTTATTGGAGTACTAATGATGAAGGTGTCAGCTACCCTTTGTCCGTCCTTGTTTACTCCTTAAGGACCAATTCTTGGAAATATTGTGGTGATTTGGCTCGGGAATACAACTTGGAGAACAATAAGTGTTATGTTTATGTCAAGGGATGTTGTTTTTGGATGGAATCATATTCCCAAGACGATGAAAATAGTGAGGCGATAATTTCTTTTGACATGGCCACTGAATCATTTCAAGAGATACATGTTCCCGACTATCAGCAACCGGCTTCTAAGTGTCTTGGAATGTTTGATGACTCTCTTGCTTTCTTTAGTGTCCATGACGATGAGAAGAATTTGGATATCTGGACCTTGAATCAGGGTATATGGACCAAGAAATTCAGCATCGGACCTTTTCCAGAAGTTCAGAACCCTGTTGGTCACTGGAACGGCAATAAGGTTTTGTTAGAGTGTGAAGGCCGTAAACTGGCCCTATGTGATCCAAATACACAGGAAATAAAGGATCTTGGATTTGAGAGAGATTTGTCTTGTCAAGGAATATTTGCTTACATGGAAAGTCTTGTTTCGATCAAGGATAAGACCGTGACCAATGAAGCTGAGGAAGTTGAAGCAAATATCGCCCAAGCTTAG
- the LOC141648731 gene encoding secreted RxLR effector protein 161-like, whose product MNIIEEAGIKGAKTVYTPMQPRHNLGLAKGYILKDVMKYRRLVGRLVYLTITRPNLVYAVHILSQFVNEPRKEHWEAAVRVVRYIKRSPSMGILLKRDSDLHLRGYCDLDYASCPMTIRSLSGYFVSIEGSPISWRAKKQVTVAKSTAEAEYRAMGAATSFDSGMKASWVEWWNKWLIVG is encoded by the exons ATGAATATTATTGAAGAAGCAGGAATAAAGGGAGCAAAAACAGTTTATACTCCAATGCAGCCACGGCATAATTTGGGGTTAGCAAAGGGATACATCTTGAAAGATGTAATGAAGTATCGTCGACTAGTAGGCAGGTTGGTTTACTTGACAATTACACGGCCTAACCTAGTTTACGCGGTTCACATTCTATCTCAATTTGTTAATGAGCCGAGGAAAGAACATTGGGAAGCTGCAGTAAGAGTTGTGCGCTATATTAAAAGAAGTCCAAGCATGGGAATTCTCCTTAAGAGGGATTCAGATTTGCATCTAAGGGGATATTGCGATTTGGACTATGCTAGTTGTCCTATGACGATAAGGTCGTTGAGTGGGTATTTTGTTTCGATAGAAGGCTCGCCAATCTCTTGGAGAGCAAAGAAGCAAGTAACGGTTGCTAAGTCTACGGCGGAAGCAGAATACAGGGCTATGGGCGCGGCAACGA GTTTTGACAGTGGAATGAAGGCTTCGTGGGTTGAATGGTGGAATAAGTGGTTAATTGTGGGTTAA